In the genome of Halosolutus amylolyticus, the window CGCGCCGGGTTCGAGTCCCTCCGCGTAGACGACGCCGCGATCGTGCCGGAGGACGCCGGTCGCGACGGCGAACTCCTGGAGGAGGGCGGTACTGGAGGGGCGAAAGCCGGTCTCCTCCTCGAGTTCGCGCGCGGCCGCCGTCGTGTAGGACTCGCCGTCCTCGACGATTCCGGCGGGCAGTTCGAGGTGGGTCTCGCGGATCGTCGGTCGGAACTGTTCGACGAAGAGGAGGCGATCGCCGTCCGCGCCGTCGACGGTCCCAGCCTCGTCGCCGGCGGCGTCTCCCGCTTCGTCGTCGATCGTCCCGGCGAGGACGCCGGCGTCGATCCGGGCAACCACGACCACCGCGGGTGGGAGGTCGGCCCAGTAGTAGCGTTTCTCGGTGCCGTCCGGCTGTTCGAGCAGGTCGTACCCCCCGTCGTACCAGGGCGTCTCGTACTCGAGAACTTCCTCGCGGAGGTCCCAGTCGTCGGGTACGGTCATCGGATGAAGTCTCGCGGCCGCGCCTGTAATAGGTGCCGTTTCGAGCGATCCCGGGGGCCGAAGGCGTCGGGCGTCGAGCGATCGTGGGGGCGGCCGATCGACGATCAGGAGTTGCCGGGATCCGAGTCGGCATCGAGGAGGACCCCGTCCGTCGAGATCAGTTCGTCCGTCCGCCGGAGCCAGTCGACGCCCCACTTGACGGACGGCGGGACGAGCGTCGTCGTGAAGATGGCCATGAAGACGAGCACCGAGAACAGTTCCTGGCCGATGACGCCGGCCGACAGCGCGACCGTGACGATGACGATCTCGACGGTCCCGCGGCCGTTCATCCCGAAGCCGATCACGAGTCCCTCCCTCGAGGAGAGTTTCGTCGGGAGGGCGAACAGCCAGCTACCGACGATCTTGCCGGCGAAGGCGGCCACGAGGACGAGGACGAGCAAGTCCAGCCGCTGCGTGAACACGTCGAGCGTCAGTTCGAAGGCGACGGAGACGAAGAAGATCGGGGCGAAAAAGCCCATCGCCAGGTCGTAGATGACGTTGTACATGTGCTCGTAGATGTCCCGCTCGAGTTCCGCCTGTCGCAGGAACAGTCCGGCGACGAACCCGCCGATGATCATGTGCAGGTCCGCGAGCGCCGCGAAGAAGGCGAAGACGAGCGCGACGACGAGCGCGATCGTGAACGCCGAGGTCTTGTCGACGAACTCGTGGTGCGCCATCCACACCTGGAGTCGTCCCCAGAGGTACGGCAGGAAGCGATCGCCGATCACCAGCGCGACCGCGAAGAACAGCAACGCTTTCCCCGCCACCAGTCCGAGGCCCACGATCGTCACGTCACCCGTTTCGATGAAGCCCATGATGCCGGCGAACACGACCATCACGCCCACGTCCGACAGGAGTGCGCCACCGAGGAGGACGCCCGCGATTCGGGTATCGAGGATGTCCAGGTCGACCAGGATCCGCGATTTCGTCGCCAGCGACGTGGCCGCCATCGCGATGCCGACGAACAGCGACTGCTCGATCGTCGCGCCGATGACGCCACCGATCAGGTAGCCGAGTCCGAAGGGAACGACGAAGCCGCCGACCGCGATCATCAGCGACTGCGGACCGAGTTCGAACAGGTCGTGGAGGTCGACCTCCATGCCGACGTAGAGCATCAGCAAGAAGACCCCCAGTTCCGCGAGGACGTCGATCGCCTCGCCCCCGTGTAACACTCCCAGCACCGCCGGTCCGAAGACGACCCCCGCGAGGAGTTCCCCCATCAGCGCCGGATAGCCGACCCGCTCGACCGCGAGCCCGAAGATCCACGCCAGCGTCAGCACGAGGAGGAGGTTGAGGAGATCGATGCCGGTGGCTTCGACCATGGCCGGCCCTACAGGAGCCAGCAGTAAATAGCGTCGAGCGGCACCCGCCGAGTGCTCCCGCCCTCAGGAGTCTTCGAGAAGGTCGCGATAGAGCCTGCCGAACGCCTGCCGGCGCAGCGTCGCGATCGCCGCGTCCGTCTTGTTCTGGAACGTCGCCGCGACGGCAGCCCCGTCGGGGCCGGCGTGCCAGACGACGCGCTCGACGTTCTCGTTACCGACCTCGGTCACCTCGCCGTCGTACGTCTCGCGCCAGTCGTCGTACTCCTCGCGGGAGCCGACCCGGACCTCGAGCAGACTCGCGAAGAGCGCGTCCCGGGCCGTCTCGACGACCGCGCCGGTGACCCGCTCGTCGTACTCCTCGCGATCGAACTCCATGGCCTTCGCGACCTCGCGGACGACCGTCTGCGCCGCGGGGCCGATCGACTCGTAGCGATCGCGTGCCTCGGCGGCCGACTCGAAACTGAGCGTTCCCACCGTATCCATACGCGACCAGTCGGCCGGCGGGGAGTTACGCGTTTTCGTTTTCGCCGGATTCCGGCTCCGGTTCGCCGTCCGTTCCGTCCCGGTCGTCGGACTCGGCGTCCCCCGCCTGCATCTGCCGGGTCAGTTCTCGGGCCTCCTCGAGGACGCCCTCGGCCTCGCTCGTCAGCGCGCCGCGTCCGGGACCACGGCTCTGCCGGGCGAGTTCGTCCTCGAACGTCGGCTCGTGACCGTGGCCCGACTCGAACTCGGGCGTCTCGATCTCGGGAGCGTACTCGCTGACGATCGTGCCGAGGTCCTCGGGGCCGCGGTCGGCCCAGTCGGGGGCGTGTTCCTCGAGCCAGTCGCGGTGGTCCGCCCGGCCGAGCGCGGCGGTGACCGCGAGGTGGTTCGCGAGGTGTTCCGCGTCGGCCTGTTCGGCGTCGCAGACCGGGCAGGCGTATCCCATGCTCGCGGGTACGTGCGCGCGCTGTAAAACGTCCTCGTCCTGGATCGCGGGGACCCGATCGCCGCCGACCTGAATCGGCGGACCCGATCGACGCGAGACGGCCGATCGGGCGTCATACGGTTTACTGTACGTTATTTCCGGCGCAACCGCCGCCCGGATCGCGGTTGCGCCGGTACATCGGTACAGCAATCCGTATCAGTCCAGTTTCCGGAGCATCACGATCGCGTCCTCCTCGTTGTCGTAGTAGCCCGGCACCCGCCGAAGCGGTTCGAAGCCGAACTCCCGGTAGAGGCGTTTCGCACCCTCGTTGGACTCCCGGACCTCGAGTTTGACCGTGTCGGCGCCCTGGGCCGCGAGGACGCCGATCGATCGCG includes:
- a CDS encoding DUF5809 family protein; amino-acid sequence: MDTVGTLSFESAAEARDRYESIGPAAQTVVREVAKAMEFDREEYDERVTGAVVETARDALFASLLEVRVGSREEYDDWRETYDGEVTEVGNENVERVVWHAGPDGAAVAATFQNKTDAAIATLRRQAFGRLYRDLLEDS
- a CDS encoding NUDIX hydrolase, producing the protein MTVPDDWDLREEVLEYETPWYDGGYDLLEQPDGTEKRYYWADLPPAVVVVARIDAGVLAGTIDDEAGDAAGDEAGTVDGADGDRLLFVEQFRPTIRETHLELPAGIVEDGESYTTAAARELEEETGFRPSSTALLQEFAVATGVLRHDRGVVYAEGLEPGARELDTNEFLSVTTVPVADALDRAREQPANDSTLTALLLAREEGLL
- a CDS encoding cation:proton antiporter, which gives rise to MVEATGIDLLNLLLVLTLAWIFGLAVERVGYPALMGELLAGVVFGPAVLGVLHGGEAIDVLAELGVFLLMLYVGMEVDLHDLFELGPQSLMIAVGGFVVPFGLGYLIGGVIGATIEQSLFVGIAMAATSLATKSRILVDLDILDTRIAGVLLGGALLSDVGVMVVFAGIMGFIETGDVTIVGLGLVAGKALLFFAVALVIGDRFLPYLWGRLQVWMAHHEFVDKTSAFTIALVVALVFAFFAALADLHMIIGGFVAGLFLRQAELERDIYEHMYNVIYDLAMGFFAPIFFVSVAFELTLDVFTQRLDLLVLVLVAAFAGKIVGSWLFALPTKLSSREGLVIGFGMNGRGTVEIVIVTVALSAGVIGQELFSVLVFMAIFTTTLVPPSVKWGVDWLRRTDELISTDGVLLDADSDPGNS
- a CDS encoding DUF5810 domain-containing protein, producing the protein MGYACPVCDAEQADAEHLANHLAVTAALGRADHRDWLEEHAPDWADRGPEDLGTIVSEYAPEIETPEFESGHGHEPTFEDELARQSRGPGRGALTSEAEGVLEEARELTRQMQAGDAESDDRDGTDGEPEPESGENENA